Proteins encoded within one genomic window of Humulus lupulus chromosome 1, drHumLupu1.1, whole genome shotgun sequence:
- the LOC133783633 gene encoding tetraspanin-18, with amino-acid sequence MGRPNCCHISLAFVLKFLNFLQAFVGISIILYSLWMVDQWYNHIPINPPPLAPSPQVSDQIAPFKLAFDLVSGFDRSLLLDLHSVNLPAPWFIYFFMGVGILLCSITFIGCIAAEAINGCCLCFYTFLKIVFILLEAALVAFIAIDRRWEKDLPFDPTGELQSLRTFIEQNIDICKWIGIVVVTIQALSLLLAIILRAMVSTQKSDDDGEEDFDVRGRTWEPLLNAQLGQASGSTKIDGRGPDIWSLRMRDKYGLNSSEKFNSVNQNAPRSTN; translated from the exons ATGGGGAGGCCAAATTGTTGCCACATATCCTTAGCTTTCGTTCTCAAATTCCTTAATTTTCTTCAAGCTTTCGTGGGTATCTCCATCATACTCTACTCCTTATGGATGGTCGATCAATGGTACAATCACATCCCTATAAACCCACCACCTCTTGCTCCTTCGCCGCAAGTTTCTGATCAGATCGCTCCGTTCAAGCTCGCTTTCGATTTGGTTTCCGGCTTCGATCGCAGTTTATTGCTTGATTTGCACTCCGTTAATCTTCCAGCTCCATG GTTCATCTACTTTTTCATGGGAGTGGGCATTCTTTTGTGCAGCATCACTTTCATAGGTTGCATTGCAGCTGAAGCAATTAATGGCTGTTGCCTATGTTTT TACACTTTTCTTAAAATTGTGTTTATTCTACTAGAAGCTGCTTTGGTGGCATTCATTGCAATTGATCGTCGTTGGGAAaag GACCTTCCATTTGACCCAACTGGTGAACTTCAAAGTCTTCGAACTTTTATTGAACAGAATATTGACATTTGTAAGTGGATTGGTATCGTTGTGGTTACAATACAG GCATTATCTCTGCTATTAGCAATAATTCTAAGAGCTATGGTTTCTACTCAAAAATCTGATGATGACGGAGAAGAGGATTTTGATGTTAGGGGTAGAACTTGGGAGCCACTGCTGAATGCACAGCTTGGCCAAGCATCTGGATCAACCAAAATTGACGGAAGAGGTCCAGACATCTGGAGCTTACGTATGAGAGATAAG TATGGATTGAACTCGAGCGAAAAGTTCAATTCCGTGAATCAGAATGCACCGAGGAGTACAAATTAA
- the LOC133783644 gene encoding uncharacterized protein LOC133783644 translates to MNVTQRRKANGNGEKPFPGCLGRMVNLFDLSNGVASNRMLTDRPHHDGSSLGRSQSDVARMSSPFGDKIEDKLIVSEFRRTLSNKKANGTPIKMLIDQEMSKEIESKSEPPNVVAKLMGLDAFPRQHPHPSLQRSNTNNYSKPPFSHSGMPLSSWQQEDGFSENRMQFDVHHCPERNEYKDVYEVWQQPENKTCIKDKSPQKERHNANTNTNDRNMALVRQKFAEAKRLATDEKLRQSEEFKEALEVLNSNRDLLIKIFNESTPAFSQHLYELQSMPPPPETKRITVLRPSKIVDKEKISGSRPKSDKPTDNFPQLGQTAMLDKNNPENSPMFSDQKVDEYPMQPTRIVVLKPSSGKTHDIRAVTQPIASSKLFHEQNIYEDPEDDEARESREVAKEITRHVRDNLMGHHRDETLLSSVFSNGYTGDESSFNKSEIEYVAEILSDQEVMSPSSRHSWDYINRIGSPFSSSFSRASCSPESSVCREAKKRLSERWAMMASTSNGNSQEFRHVRRSSSTLGEMLALSDMKKSVRPDEINKEQEPRKLVSCLTGDSIKEDDCNSPKSLLRSQSLPVSSTVFGARLNMSISDAVADRTDGPKELTKAKSTKSSLKGKVSSLFFSRSKKSSKEKSGSSGPNGESQYASAETPRFLLPPGKIDAVSQSSNEIGLEERLPSVSCLSGIVSREGGLSLTKPTVSRGVGENQDQPSPISVLEPHFEEYETSGYLKLDVQGGLLRSNLIDKSPPIESIARTLSWDDSCVETATSYTLKPSSVPIVCEEDEQEWLAFVQTLLSAAGLSRETGSDTQDSVLHRWQTPEAPLDPSLRDKYANVDDKEPMHEAKRRYLRSTRKLVFDYVNTALAEVTGYGPDTSLSITCNGAHDRLLEGDSSPLLVDCLWGQMKDWFSGELRCCWEDGGDAASLVVDGVVRKEIVGKGWNELTRLEMDNIGKEIEGSLMETLMKEAVVDLTGRF, encoded by the exons ATGAATGTGACTCAGAGGAGGAAAGCTAATGGTAATGGGGAGAAACCTTTCCCAGGATGCTTGGGAAGAATGGTCAACCTCTTTGATTTGAGCAATGGGGTTGCTTCAAATAGGATGCTTACAGATAGACCTCACCATGATG GCTCTTCACTCGGGAGGAGTCAATCGGATGTAGCTAGAATGAGCTCACCTTTTGGAGATAAGATTGAGGATAAACTG ATTGTGTCTGAGTTCAGGAGAACTTTATCCAACAAGAAAGCAAATGGGACGCCCATAAAGATGCTCATAGACCAAGAAATGTCAAAAGAAATTGAGTCTAAAAGTGAACCCCCTAATGTGGTTGCCAAGTTAATGGGCCTTGATGCATTCCCAAGACAGCATCCCCATCCATCTCTCCAAAGAAGCAATACAAACAATTATTCAAAACCGCCTTTCAGTCATTCAGGGATGCCTTTGAGTTCTTGGCAACAAGAAGATGGATTCTCAGAAAATAGAATGCAATTTGACGTTCATCATTGTCCGGAAAGGAATGAATATAAGGATGTTTACGAGGTCTGGCAACAGCCTGAGAACAAGACTTGTATAAAAGACAAATCACCACAAAAGGAAAGGCATAATGCAAATACAAATACAAATGATCGGAATATGGCCCTTGTTCGACAAAAGTTTGCGGAAGCAAAACGGTTGGCAACAGATGAGAAGCTCCGGCAGTCTGAGGAATTTAAAGAGGCATTGGAAGTCTTAAATTCCAATAGAGATTTATTGATCAAGATTTTTAACGAATCAACTCCTGCGTTTTCTCAGCATCTATATGAATTACAGTCTATGCCTCCACCTCCCGAGACTAAGCGGATAACTGTTCTTAGACCTTCAAAGATagttgataaagaaaaaatttcTGGATCAAGGCCAAAGAGTGATAAACCAACGGATAATTTTCCCCAGTTGGGTCAAACAGCTATGTTGGACAAAAACAACCCTGAAAATTCTCCCATGTTTTCTGATCAGAAAGTTGATGAATATCCTATGCAACCAACTCGAATAGTGGTATTAAAACCTAGCTCCGGCAAGACTCATGACATTAGGGCTGTGACTCAACCTATTGCCTCATCAAAATTGTTTCACGAACAAAACATCTACGAGGATCCTGAAGATGATGAGGCGCGAGAATCAAGGGAAGTGGCGAAAGAGATCACACGGCATGTGCGCGATAATCTTATGGGTCATCATCGGGATGAAACTCTGCTTTCTTCTGTTTTTTCCAACGGCTATACTGGGGATGAGAGTTCATTCAACAAATCAGAAATTGAGTATGTGGCAGAAATTCTCAGCGATCAAGAAGTCATGTCACCATCTTCTAGACATTCATGGGATTACATCAATAGGATAGGCAGCCCCTTTTCTTCCTCCTTCAGCCGTGCATCTTGTTCTCCAGAGTCTTCTGTTTGCAGAGAAGCTAAAAAGAGACTTTCTGAGAGATGGGCCATGATGGCATCAACATCAAATGGGAACTCTCAGGAATTCAGACATGTCCGGAGAAGCTCAAGTACATTAGGAGAAATGCTTGCGCTTTCAGATATGAAGAAGTCAGTTAGACCTGACGAAATAAACAAAGAACAAGAACCAAGAAAATTAGTTTCATGCTTGACTGGTGACTCGATCAAAGAGGATGATTGTAATTCTCCCAAAAGTCTTCTGAGATCACAATCTTTACCTGTGTCTTCTACAGTGTTTGGGGCTAGACTCAATATGTCAATTTCAGATGCTGTAGCTGACAGGACAGACGGTCCCAAGGAACTGACCAAAGCAAAGAGCACCAAGTCCTCATTGAAAGGGAAAGTTTCAAGTTTGTTCTTTTCTAGAAGCAAAAAATCTAGCAAAGAAAAATCTGGTTCATCTGGACCCAATGGTGAATCTCAATATGCTTCTGCTGAAACCCCAAGGTTTCTATTGCCTCCGGGAAAGATTGATGCCGTATCTCAGTCTAGTAATGAGATTGGTCTTGAAGAGCGTTTGCCTTCTGTTTCTTGTTTGTCAGGCATAGTTTCACGAGAG GGAGGGTTGTCTCTGACAAAACCAACGGTGTCACGGGGTGTCGGTGAGAATCAGGACCAGCCCAGTCCAATCTCAGTTTTAGAACCCCATTTTGAAGAGTATGAGACCTCCGGCTACTTGAAGCTGGATGTTCAAG GAGGACTACTAAGGTCTAACTTGATCGACAAGTCACCACCTATAGAATCAATCGCACGGACTTTATCGTGGGATGACTCTTGCGTGGAGACAGCCACCTCATATACATTAAAACCCTCTTCAGTTCCCATAGTTTGCGAAGAAGACGAGCAAGAATGGCTTGCTTTCGTCCAAACTCTTCTCTCAGCTGCTGGACTCAGCAGAGAGACAGGGAGCGATACCCAAGACTCGGTGCTCCATCGATGGCAAACACCAGAAGCTCCACTGGATCCTTCTTTGAGGGACAAGTATGCCAACGTAGATGACAAAGAGCCTATGCATGAGGCCAAGCGCAGATATTTACGGTCAACCAGAAAGCTTGTATTTGACTATGTTAACACAGCCTTAGCAGAAGTCACTGGTTATGGCCCCGACACGAGCCTAAGCATCACATGCAACGGGGCCCACGATAGGTTACTGGAGGGTGATTCTTCACCCCTATTGGTGGACTGCTTGTGGGGTCAGATGAAGGACTGGTTTTCGGGTGAGTTGAGGTGTTGTTGGGAGGACGGTGGGGACGCCGCCAGCCTGGTAGTGGACGGTGTGGTGAGGAAGGAGATTGTGGGAAAAGGGTGGAACGAACTTACGAGATTGGAAATGGATAATATAGGAAAGGAGATAGAAGGGAGTTTGATGGAAACGCTTATGAAGGAAGCTGTTGTGGACTTGACAGGGAGGTTTTGA
- the LOC133783665 gene encoding uncharacterized protein LOC133783665 isoform X1 produces MKRNYSKPNTKAPSWIPTLSQPDMNCGGKRVKFTDTDSPLNVQAPRSDDVKTSEFAFFKKFKEDASKTFVSSLAQNAPNQTENFNSVNDSRENINVPNNSCKEKVNSLLLIENATPVQFASFHSPFGSAGTRQNSDVRKKKACSSLEDVFWKPKDMEEYGPNSRSEGTQSRHADIFSRKREKLNRWVTDVSFPEIDGLCSKGCDIVPVLLKRLVPEFKDINIVNDKKLGQEESDIESQLRPSFESDIYCNRLQWTPRHCPEIECDPYLDDDIPNPLWNRSRGRILLLDAPLHHDNDAPHYYYKPWDFGLHEGELRIDSDSSFVYPVRKHRSVELLEELDEFYQSNRNLVGNQSNAPALDWNYDKEKFGRTLSIISSHDIEPNSHRSSLAWIDDDDNGSFASSNVHINEEPEYSLPMSSSSYHHNHDLRVEILEDQEDIHTLPDSNHLPLTLSRRPNYFGPDEYFYDDTCFPHQDHWSMSKLFSQVHHYPPQTKTLQSSELALSLGWKCFPEENHSSSYLALEYPGESRNQRRDASHYNVFDEFESCLNDSSRRGTLAHFSEDSEDSIRIHDRSSLCYQVSSHYP; encoded by the exons ATGAAGAGAAATTATTCCAAACCTAACACGAAGGCTCCGTCGTGGATTCCAACTCTATCTCAGCCAG ACATGAACTGCGGCGGGAAAAGAGTGAAATTTACAGATACTGATTCTCCTCTAAATGTCCAGGCTCCAAGAT CTGATGACGTGAAAACCTCTGAATTTGCCTTCTTTAAGAAATTTAAGGAAGATGCAAGTAAAACATTTGTTTCTTCTTTAGCACAAAATGCGCCGAACCAAACCGAAAATTTCAATTCAGTGAACGATTCTAGAG AAAACATCAACGTTCCCAATAATAGTTGCAAGGAAAAAGTCAATTCCTTATTGCTCATTGAAAATGCTACACCAGTTCAGTTCGCCTCATTTCACTCACCCTTTGGTAGTGCTGGGACACGACAAAACTCAG ATGTACGTAAGAAGAAAGCTTGTTCATCCTTGGAGGATGTCTTTTGGAAACCGAAAGATATGGAAGAATATGGTCCCAACTCAAGGTCCGAgg GAACTCAGTCCAGACATGCAGACATTTTTAGCAGAAAAAGAGAGAAACTAAATCGTTGGGTTACAGATGTCTCTTTTCCTGAAATTGATGGGCTCTGTTCAAAGGG GTGTGATATTGTTCCTGTGCTTCTCAAGCGGCTGGTCCCAGAGTTCAAAGACATCAAT ATTGTCAATGATAAAAAATTGGGACAAGAAGAGAGTGATATCGAATCTCAATTACGGCCATCCTTTGAGTCAGATATTTACTGCAATAGACTTCAGTGGACCCCTAGGCACTGTCCGGAAATTGAATGTGATCCATATCTTGATGATGATATACCAAATCCTTTGTGGAACAGATCAAGAGGGAGGATTCTATTATTGGATGCTCCATTACATCATGATAACGATGCCCCTCATTATTACTATAAACCATGGGACTTTGGATTACATGAAGGAGAGCTGCGCATTGATAGTGATTCAAGTTTTGTGTATCCTGTCAGAAAGCACAGATCCGTTGAACTCTTGGAAGAATTGGACGAATTCTATCAGTCAAATAGAAATTTGGTTGGAAACCAGTCAAATGCGCCTGCATTGGATTGGAATTATGACAAGGAGAAATTTGGAAGAACCTTATCTATTATTAGTTCCCATGATATAGAGCCAAACAGCCATCGCTCATCATTGGCATGgattgatgatgatgataatggaTCTTTCGCTTCATCGAATGTTCACATTAATGAAGAACCTGAATATTCGTTGCCAATGTCTTCTTCAAGTTACCACCACAACCATGACCTTAGAGTAGAGATTCTTGAAGACCAAGAAGATATTCATACACTACCAGATTCAAACCACCTTCCCTTGACCCTATCACGCAGACCAAACTATTTTGGCCCAGATGAATATTTCTATGATGACACTTGTTTTCCCCACCAAGACCACTGGAGTATGAGCAAACTTTTTAGTCAAGTGCATCATTATCCTCCACAGACAAAAACTCTTCAATCATCTGAACTTGCTCTTAGTTTAGGATGGAAGTGTTTTCCAGAAGAGAATCATTCATCTTCTTATCTTGCCCTTGAATATCCTGGAGAAAGTAGAAACCAAAGAAGAGATGCTTCTCACTATAACGTGTTTGATGAGTTCGAGAGTTGCCTGAATGATTCCAGTCGTAGAGGAACACTTGCTCATTTCAGTGAAGACTCTGAAGATAGCATTCGCATCCATGACCGGTCGTCCTTGTGTTACCAGGTATCAAGCCATTACCCTTGA
- the LOC133783665 gene encoding uncharacterized protein LOC133783665 isoform X2 produces the protein MLHQFSSPHFTHPLVVLGHDKTQMYVRRKLVHPWRMSFGNRKIWKNMVPTQGTQSRHADIFSRKREKLNRWVTDVSFPEIDGLCSKGCDIVPVLLKRLVPEFKDINIVNDKKLGQEESDIESQLRPSFESDIYCNRLQWTPRHCPEIECDPYLDDDIPNPLWNRSRGRILLLDAPLHHDNDAPHYYYKPWDFGLHEGELRIDSDSSFVYPVRKHRSVELLEELDEFYQSNRNLVGNQSNAPALDWNYDKEKFGRTLSIISSHDIEPNSHRSSLAWIDDDDNGSFASSNVHINEEPEYSLPMSSSSYHHNHDLRVEILEDQEDIHTLPDSNHLPLTLSRRPNYFGPDEYFYDDTCFPHQDHWSMSKLFSQVHHYPPQTKTLQSSELALSLGWKCFPEENHSSSYLALEYPGESRNQRRDASHYNVFDEFESCLNDSSRRGTLAHFSEDSEDSIRIHDRSSLCYQVSSHYP, from the exons ATGCTACACCAGTTCAGTTCGCCTCATTTCACTCACCCTTTGGTAGTGCTGGGACACGACAAAACTCAG ATGTACGTAAGAAGAAAGCTTGTTCATCCTTGGAGGATGTCTTTTGGAAACCGAAAGATATGGAAGAATATGGTCCCAACTCAAG GAACTCAGTCCAGACATGCAGACATTTTTAGCAGAAAAAGAGAGAAACTAAATCGTTGGGTTACAGATGTCTCTTTTCCTGAAATTGATGGGCTCTGTTCAAAGGG GTGTGATATTGTTCCTGTGCTTCTCAAGCGGCTGGTCCCAGAGTTCAAAGACATCAAT ATTGTCAATGATAAAAAATTGGGACAAGAAGAGAGTGATATCGAATCTCAATTACGGCCATCCTTTGAGTCAGATATTTACTGCAATAGACTTCAGTGGACCCCTAGGCACTGTCCGGAAATTGAATGTGATCCATATCTTGATGATGATATACCAAATCCTTTGTGGAACAGATCAAGAGGGAGGATTCTATTATTGGATGCTCCATTACATCATGATAACGATGCCCCTCATTATTACTATAAACCATGGGACTTTGGATTACATGAAGGAGAGCTGCGCATTGATAGTGATTCAAGTTTTGTGTATCCTGTCAGAAAGCACAGATCCGTTGAACTCTTGGAAGAATTGGACGAATTCTATCAGTCAAATAGAAATTTGGTTGGAAACCAGTCAAATGCGCCTGCATTGGATTGGAATTATGACAAGGAGAAATTTGGAAGAACCTTATCTATTATTAGTTCCCATGATATAGAGCCAAACAGCCATCGCTCATCATTGGCATGgattgatgatgatgataatggaTCTTTCGCTTCATCGAATGTTCACATTAATGAAGAACCTGAATATTCGTTGCCAATGTCTTCTTCAAGTTACCACCACAACCATGACCTTAGAGTAGAGATTCTTGAAGACCAAGAAGATATTCATACACTACCAGATTCAAACCACCTTCCCTTGACCCTATCACGCAGACCAAACTATTTTGGCCCAGATGAATATTTCTATGATGACACTTGTTTTCCCCACCAAGACCACTGGAGTATGAGCAAACTTTTTAGTCAAGTGCATCATTATCCTCCACAGACAAAAACTCTTCAATCATCTGAACTTGCTCTTAGTTTAGGATGGAAGTGTTTTCCAGAAGAGAATCATTCATCTTCTTATCTTGCCCTTGAATATCCTGGAGAAAGTAGAAACCAAAGAAGAGATGCTTCTCACTATAACGTGTTTGATGAGTTCGAGAGTTGCCTGAATGATTCCAGTCGTAGAGGAACACTTGCTCATTTCAGTGAAGACTCTGAAGATAGCATTCGCATCCATGACCGGTCGTCCTTGTGTTACCAGGTATCAAGCCATTACCCTTGA
- the LOC133783683 gene encoding photosystem I reaction center subunit IV B, chloroplastic-like, protein MASMASAASGFVLTPNVATTTTSSTTTGAAISSRSSVSFFYLKNNATAANNSRANTRLVVRAADEGAAPPAATKTAPEGGEASKPKPPPIGPKRGAKVRILRRESYWYKDVGSVVAVDQDPKTRYPVVVRFSKVNYASVSTNNYALDEIEEVK, encoded by the exons ATGGCTAGTATGGCGTCGGCTGCCTCGGGGTTCGTACTGACTCCTAACGTGGCCACTACCACCACCAGCAGCACCACCACAGGCGCCGCTATTTCCAGTCGGAGCAGCGTTTCGTTTTTCTATCTAAAGAACAACGCTACCGCCGCCAACAACAGCAGAGCCAACACTAGACTCGTCGTCAGGGCCGCCGACGAAGGAGCTGCGCCACCCGCAGCCACCAAGACAGCACCCGAAGGTGGTGAAGCTTCTAAGCCTAAGCCTCCACCCATTGGACCCAAGAGAGGCGCCAAG GTTAGGATTCTTAGAAGGGAATCCTACTGGTACAAGGATGTTGGCAGTGTTGTAGCTGTTGACCAG GACCCAAAGACCCGTTACCCAGTTGTGGTTCGATTCAGCAAGGTTAACTATGCCAGTGTATCTACAAATAACTATGCATTGGATGAGATTGAAGAAGTTAAATGA
- the LOC133783676 gene encoding protein LOW PSII ACCUMULATION 1, chloroplastic, translated as MASAVAALFNIVRTPNIARHKVHNSRICSQIIKQRAKFLLFPSTSVPFQALPEPKQAFSTITCSATDKPTSSSEISSTARIRSEVLTPFRSVRMFFYVAFIASAGLGGLIATTQLIGALTNPSRAAEVTEISKGLAIDVGAVLIFAFLYSRENNAKNAQLARLSREESLSNLKLRVDDKRVIPLSSLRGIARLVICAGPESYISESFRLSQPFTEGLLERGVLVVPFSTDGNVPKFEYEESDEKTSETTSPNRKKLWQLRTYDVSAWSEWLNEQKKMANVSPDSPVYLSLRLDGRVRGSGVGYPPWNAFVAQLPPVKGLWSGLLDGMDGRVL; from the exons ATGGCTTCTGCAGTGGCTGCCCTGTTTAACATTGTTAGAACTCCAAACATTGCTCGCCACAAAGTCCACAATTCCAGAATCTGCAGCCAAATTATCAAACAAAGAGCCAAATTTTTGCTCTTCCCTTCTACCAGTGTACCATTTCAAGCTCTACCAGAGCCAAAGCAAGCTTTTTCTACCATTACTTGCTCTGCTACGGATAAGCCAACCTCGTCCTCCGAAATTAG TTCCACAGCAAGGATAAGAAGTGAAGTTCTGACTCCGTTTCGCTCAGTTCGGATGTTCTTCTACGTAGCATTCATAGCGAGTGCTGGTCTTGGAGGACTCATTGCGACCACCCAGTTGATTGGTGCGTTGACAAATCCATCGAGAGCAGCAGAAGTGACTGAAATCTCAAAGGGTCTGGCCATAGACGTGGGAGCAGTATTGATCTTTGCTTTTCTTTATTCAAGAGAAAACAATGCCAAAAATGCACAGTTGGCTAGGCTATCTCGAGAGGAAAGCCTTTCGAATCTGAAGCTGAGAGTGGACGATAAGAGAGTGATTCCTCTAAGTTCATTGAGAGGCATTGCTCGGCTTGTGATCTGTGCTGGCCCTGAGTCTTATATCTCTGAGTCATTTAGACTGAGCCAGCCTTTTACCGAAGGGCTTTTGGAACGTGGAGTGCTTGTGGTACCATTTTCTACTGATGGGAATGTGCCTAAGTTTGAGTACGAAGAGAGTGATGAGAAGACAAGTGAGACTACTAGTCCTAATAGGAAGAAGCTATGGCAGCTGAGAACTTATGATGTGTCTGCATGGTCCGA GTGGTTAAATGAGCAGAAGAAGATGGCTAATGTCTCCCCTGACTCTCCTGT GTATTTATCTCTAAGACTAGATGGTCGAGTTCGTGGCAGTGGCGTTGGTTACCCACCTTGGAATGCTTTTGTTGCTCAGTTACCTCCAGTGAAGGGATTATGGTCAGGTCTCCTAGATGGAATGGATGGAAGAGTCCTTTGA
- the LOC133824800 gene encoding glutathione S-transferase U7-like has translation MEFATFYLAGEEEKEKASRGVREVLRIMGVCRAGGTCGQFYEHPYLELLKSKVLERIGFNDLAIGVIATSFGVVEEIVGVKVLEEHEFPRIHNWIKNFKQNLTIKNNLPDPHRMFLSLRPV, from the exons ATGGAATTTGCAACATTCTATTTGGCTggggaagaagagaaagagaaggCAAGCAGAGGTGTTAGAGAAGTGCTTAGAATTATGGGTGTTTGTCGTGCGGGTGGTacg TGTGGAcagttttatgaacacccctacttAGAATTATTGAAGAGCAAGGTTTTGGAGAGAATTGGTTTCAATGACTTGGCCATTGGAGTTATAGCGACCTCGTTTGGAGTGGTTGAAGAAATTGTGGGTGTGAAAGTGTTGGAAGAACATGAGTTTCCTCGTATTCATAACTGGAttaagaatttcaagcagaaccTAACTATCAAGAACAACCTCCCTGATCCTCACAGAATGTTCTTGAGTCTAAGACCAGTCTAA